One genomic window of Polyangium aurulentum includes the following:
- a CDS encoding vWA domain-containing protein: MFRVVFGLISASFLAGCASAPAPHIAGGDGPSRAAKPVSTENTSSNALTAARTDTAPAADGPRQTGPWIGAAPASELILRGKNDTLLGVWIDVPEGPATARAKTAVALVVDTSGSMAGPKIEHARAAARRMMDSLNDGDIVAVEAFSDRSVAHVAPTLLDATSRRWIGAAIDDLGASGGTNLFDGLRMGELRAASSPASHAVRRVVVISDGVATVGPTSTELLGEMAERGADHGIQVTAIGVGLDYDERALNALAVRSSGRMHHIASPDDMTRVLAEETRLFAGTRATDAFVEIVPAPGVTLMSVPGVRAVPVSGGALRVPLGAMFGGQHREMLVRARVSDTATPGAHPLASVRLHFRDPSDGGIERVQEVVARYEMTDDATAVASRENARTRSIAAVQEAAQIAIAAAQDVNRGDFKAADAALAQAEERLASAASSVRDESEKKRVMAAAQTMTKARRSAAAASAAPAPARRAISLDINSDAMHEAGF, encoded by the coding sequence ATGTTCAGGGTGGTTTTCGGTTTGATCTCGGCCTCGTTCCTCGCTGGGTGCGCCTCCGCCCCCGCGCCGCATATCGCAGGGGGGGACGGGCCCTCCCGCGCGGCGAAACCCGTTTCCACCGAAAACACCAGCTCCAACGCGCTCACCGCCGCCCGGACAGACACCGCGCCCGCCGCCGATGGACCCCGCCAAACCGGCCCCTGGATCGGCGCCGCTCCCGCGAGCGAGCTCATTCTGCGCGGGAAAAACGATACGCTCCTCGGCGTCTGGATCGACGTTCCCGAAGGGCCCGCCACCGCGCGCGCAAAGACCGCGGTCGCCCTCGTCGTCGATACCTCGGGCTCCATGGCCGGCCCCAAGATCGAGCACGCTCGCGCCGCCGCGCGCCGCATGATGGATAGCTTGAACGACGGCGATATCGTCGCCGTCGAGGCCTTCTCCGACAGGTCGGTCGCGCACGTCGCGCCCACCCTCCTCGACGCCACCTCGCGCCGCTGGATCGGCGCCGCCATCGACGACCTCGGCGCCTCGGGCGGCACCAACCTCTTCGATGGATTGCGCATGGGCGAGCTGCGCGCCGCTTCGTCGCCCGCATCGCACGCCGTCCGCCGCGTCGTCGTCATCTCCGACGGCGTCGCGACCGTCGGACCCACCTCGACCGAGCTGCTCGGCGAGATGGCCGAGCGCGGCGCCGATCACGGCATCCAGGTCACCGCGATCGGCGTCGGCCTCGACTACGACGAGCGCGCTTTGAACGCCCTCGCCGTGCGCTCCTCGGGCCGCATGCACCATATCGCCTCCCCCGACGACATGACCCGCGTCCTCGCCGAGGAGACGCGCCTCTTCGCCGGCACGCGCGCCACCGACGCCTTCGTCGAGATCGTCCCCGCCCCCGGCGTCACGCTCATGAGCGTCCCCGGCGTGCGCGCCGTGCCCGTCTCCGGAGGCGCGCTGCGCGTCCCGCTCGGCGCCATGTTCGGCGGGCAGCACCGCGAGATGCTCGTCCGCGCCCGCGTCTCCGACACCGCCACGCCCGGCGCGCACCCGCTCGCCAGCGTCCGCCTGCACTTCCGCGATCCGTCCGACGGCGGCATCGAGCGCGTCCAGGAGGTCGTCGCCCGCTACGAGATGACCGACGACGCGACGGCCGTCGCGAGCCGCGAGAACGCCCGCACCCGCTCGATCGCCGCCGTGCAGGAGGCCGCGCAGATCGCGATCGCCGCCGCGCAGGACGTCAACCGCGGCGACTTCAAGGCCGCCGACGCCGCGCTCGCACAGGCCGAGGAGCGCCTCGCCTCCGCCGCCTCGAGCGTCCGCGACGAGTCCGAGAAGAAGCGCGTCATGGCCGCCGCCCAGACCATGACGAAGGCCAGGCGCAGCGCCGCCGCCGCGTCCGCCGCCCCCGCTCCCGCCCGACGCGCGATCTCGCTCGACATCAACAGCGACGCCATGCACGAGGCCGGGTTCTGA